CTGGCATCGCTTGGCGTACCACCCGGTCAAGTTGTGGTTTAGTTTGCGCAGGCATGTTTACCGACTTCGTCATCGAGCCGAATTTGCAGGTGCGTTCATGCCGGATAAGCATATCGGTAAGACTGGGCGCTTGCGTTAGGATATTGTTCACGTGTTTTCGACACATTTGACGGCGATCATTAGATTTAAAATCGCCGGCTGTTAACATTAGGTTTGTTATGAAGGTATTAGTCACCGGCGGTGCCGGCTTTATAGGTAGTGCGGTCGTCCGACATATTCTCGAAGATACTGATGCGTCGGTGATCAATGTTGATGCCCTGACCTACGCGGGTAATTTAGAGTCCATACCCGGCGCGGAAGGCAGTGGTCGTTACGCGTTTGCCCAAGTCGATATCTGCGATTTTGCTGCTTTAAGTGCCGTCTTTACTGAATATCAGCCTGACTTAGTCATGCACCTCGCGGCAGAGAGCCACGTTGATCGTTCAATTGATGGGCCTGGCGCTTTTATCCAAACCAATATTGTCGGCACATACAATATGCTCGAAGTTGCTCGCAGCTATTGTCATAGTTTGAGCGGAGACAAGAAAGCAAATTTTCGTTTTCATCATATCTCCACCGATGAAGTTTACGGCGATCTGCACGGCACCACTGACCTGTTTACCGAAACCACGTCCTACGAACCTAGCTCACCCTATTCGGCCAGTAAGGCAGGGTCAGATCATTTAGTTCGGGCATGGGGTCGCACCTTCGGCTTGCCGATTGTTGTCACTAATTGTTCAAACAATTATGGCCCCTACCATTTCCCCGAAAAGCTTGTCCCCCACATTATTTTGAATGCCCTGCACGGCAAACCCCTGCCGGTGTATGGCGATGGCAGTCAGATTCGTGATTGGTTGTATGTGGAGGACCATGCTCGCGCGCTCTATAAAGTCGTTACCGAAGGCAAGTTGGGCGAGACCTACAATATCGGCGGCCACAATGAGAAGCGCAATATTGAGGTGGTACACACCATCTGCGAGTTATTAGAAGAGCTGGCGCCGAGCAATGAAAATTCCCGCGCCAGTGGTAAAGGCTTCAAAGACTTAATCACCTTTGTGAAAGACCGTCCCGGCCACGACGCTCGCTATGCCATCGACGCTAGCAAGATACAGCGCGAGCTGGGCTGGACGCCGCAGGAAACCTTTGAGTCGGGCATTCGTAAAACCGTGCAATGGTATCTCGATAATCCACAATGGTGGCAGCGGGTATTATCTGGGGATTACAAGTTGGACCGGATTGGTGGTGCGGATGAATAAAGATTGAGTGATCTAAAGTACGTCATACCCGACCCCGATCGGGTATCCAGGTGAGCGCAGCGAATGCGTTTGTAGAACAAGAACACTAGGCACGCTAAAAGAGTTTTAGGGATAGGCAATGAGCAAGAAATACAAAGGCATTATTCTCGCGGGCGGCTCCGGCACTCGGCTGCACCCGATTACTATGGGTTGCTCTAAGCAGTTGCTGCCTATCTACGATAAGCCGATGATTTACTATCCCTTGTCAGTGCTGATGTTGTCAGGTATTCGGGATATTTTGGTTATTTCTACGCCAACTGATTTGCCTGGCTTTCAGCGCCTATTAGGCGACGGTAGTAGGTTCGGTATTAATATCTGCTACGAAGAGCAGCCTAGCCCCGATGGGCTGGCACAGGCCTTCACCATTGGCGCCGACTTTATTGGCAATGACAATGTCAGCTTGGTGCTGGGTGATAATATATTTTACGGCCAGCACTTCTCAGATAATCTCAAAAGCGCCGTTTCCAAAGACACGGGTGCCACCGTGTTTGGTTACCACGTTACCGACCCTGAGCGCTTTGGAGTGGTTGAGTTTGGTGATGACGGTAAAGCGATCAGCATCGAAGAAAAGCCGGCCAAGCCAAAGTCCGCCTACGCGGTAACGGGTCTGTATTTTTACGATAATGACGTGATTGAGATCGCTCGCAGCATTAAACCCAGTCCCCGTGGCGAGCTAGAAATCACTGATGTCAATCTCGCCTACCTCCATCGTGGCGACCTAAACGTGGAAGTGCTCGGTCGAGGCTTTGCATGGTTAGACACGGGGACCCACGATTCCCTTATCGATGCAGGGCAATTTGTACAAACCGTTGAGCATCGTCAGGGGCTTAAAGTGGCGTGTTTAGAAGAAATTGCTTATCGTCAGGGCTGGGTAAGCGCCGATGAATTGATACAACAGGGCGAGCTTCTAAAGAAAACCGGTTACGGTCAATACCTGCTGCGTGTTGCCGCTGGCTACAAATAATATAAAGGCAAAGAATGAACGTTATCCAAACCAAGCTCAAAGACTGTGTGATTATCGAACCCAAGGTGTTTGGTGATCATCGCGGTTTCTTCTTAGAGACCTTTCAGGCTGATCGCTACCGCGAGCAGGCGGGAATAACGCTGCCCTTTGTGCAAGATAACCACTCCCGCTCGGCCAAAGGCGTGCTGCGCGGACTACACTTCCAAAAGACCAAGCCGCAGGGCAAATTAGTGCGGGTGGTGAGTGGCGAAGTCTATGATGTTGCAGTAGACATTCGTCAGGGCTCACCCAGCTTTGGGCTGTGGGAAGGTGTGATTCTCTCTGAAGAAAACAAGCGCCAGTTCTGGGTGCCGCCGGGTTTTGCCCATGGCTTTTTGGTGCTCAGCGATACCGCTGATTTTGAATATAAGTGTACGGACTATTACGATCCCAGCGATGAAGGTAGTCTGGTTTGGAATGACCCCGCGATGGCTATTACTTGGCCCTTGGATAAGCCCACCCTGTCAGACAAAGACAGCAAGGCCCCGACCTTTGCCGAGTTATTTGAAGCATGAGCCAAGCCAGTAATGATATGCATCTACTTGTTACCGGCGCCAACGGCCAATTGGGTCAATGCTTGGCTGATCAGCTTAAAGCCCAGGGCATAGCCCATACGCTGCTAAGCCGACAAGACGCAGACATTAACGACACAGTGGTTTTGGAAAAAATCGTTGCCGATAAAGGCGTCACCGCCATTGTTAACGCGGCAGCTTATACCGCCGTAGACAAAGCTGAATCCGAACCGGAGTTGGCGAAACGCATTAACGAAGACGGCCCTGCGGCGCTGGCCAAGTTGTGCAGCCGCTTTGATATTCCCTTGCTGCATGTTTCAACGGACTATGTGTTTGACGGCAACAGTCAAACACCCTACGTCGAAACCGACCAAACGAATCCTAGCGGTGTGTACGGACACACCAAGCTCAATGGCGAAATCGCCGTGCAGCGCCACTGCCCGAAACACATTATATTACGCACGGCCTGGGTCTTTAGTGAGTACGGTAATAACTTCCTTAAGACTATGCTGCGCCTTGCAAAAGAGCGCGACACCTTGGGCGTTGTGGCAGACCAGTTTGGTTGCCCGACCTATGCCGGTGATATCGCGAAAGCGCTGATTAGTATCGCCCAGCAAATACACGCGGCAGAGCAAGACAAAAGCGGGGCGCAAGCCCGCTATGGGGTTTACCACTATGCAGGTGATGAGGCGGTAAGCTGGCATGGCTTCGCAATGGCCATTTTTGAAGAAGCCCACCAGCAAGGTGTGCTTAAAAACATACCCACAGTCAATGCGATAGCGACTGAGGCCTACCCGACGCCGGCTAAGCGCCCGGCGTACTCGGTCTTAAGTACGGCTAAGATTCAGGGTGATTATGGTGTGCAGCCTAGTGAGTGGCGAAAGGCCTGTGCAGTTTTGAGCGCCAGCGATCCTCGATAGCAAAGTGCTCGCTGAATGAATAATAGTTTGGAGTAAGTTGTACTAATGCAGGATTTGTTGAACGAATTGACCTTGGTCACGATTACATATAATAGCGCAGAGGTGTTGCCAGCTCACATTGCGTCGCTGCGTAATAGCGCCAGTGCTGCTCTGCCGCGCTGGATAGTGGTCGATAACGCCAGCACTGACGCGACAGATGCGATCGTTGAAGCTAATAGCGATTGCGTTGAGATGCTAAAGAGCAGCAAAAATGTCGGTTTTGGTAGTGCCTGTAACCTTGGCATTCAAGCAAGTAATACCCGCTATGTGATGGTCTTGAATCCAGATACCGAGCTGTCTGAGTCGGCGATTGATCAACTCCTAACTGAGTTGAAAAACCGTTGTGCAGCGATAGCTGGACCGGCCTTAGAGCCTGAAAAAGACCAGTCGGTGATATCGGCACCTTGGCTGGTTGGCGCAGTTTTGTTGTTTGATACCCAGCTTATGAATCCCGTGGGCTATTTTGATGAGCAGTTCTTTTTATATGAAGAAGATAAGGATATTTGTAAATGCGCCAATGATGCCGGTCTAAAGGTAATCCACTGTCGCAACGTTAGTATTCCCCATGTTGGTGGTGGGTCGACGCTAAGAACGAAAACGGTGAACCAGTTTATTCATTTTCATAAAGGCAGGTCTTATGTGCTTTATGCGCGAAAACACGGCTTGGGTGAAAAGCATATTCAGGCATATTTAAAGAAGAATGCGAAACGTCGCTTGATTGCGCTATTCACTTTTGGGGGACGACGCTATCGTCGCGCTCAAGCAAAAATTGCAGGCGTTAAGTCGGTGATCTAATGGGATTTATATCTTCCTTGCTAGCGCGCGTAAATATTGCAAAGCCAGACCCAGAGTGGCGTGATGAGTTTCGCAACAGCATTATTACTTGTCACATGGGTCTCGAACGAGACCAAACTAAGCTTTGTTTTTTCGCAAGTTTTCATCCGCAAGGTCTCATTTCGCCGTTTGTGTTGGCTTATCTTCGCGCGCTGCGAGAAAACGGATTCGATATCGTCCTGTGTAAGACTAGTCCGGTTTTAGATGCCGGAACCTTAGAATCTGCTTTAAGCCTTTGTCATAAAATTATTCACCGTGAAAACATTGGCTAC
This window of the Zhongshania sp. R06B22 genome carries:
- the rfbB gene encoding dTDP-glucose 4,6-dehydratase; this translates as MKVLVTGGAGFIGSAVVRHILEDTDASVINVDALTYAGNLESIPGAEGSGRYAFAQVDICDFAALSAVFTEYQPDLVMHLAAESHVDRSIDGPGAFIQTNIVGTYNMLEVARSYCHSLSGDKKANFRFHHISTDEVYGDLHGTTDLFTETTSYEPSSPYSASKAGSDHLVRAWGRTFGLPIVVTNCSNNYGPYHFPEKLVPHIILNALHGKPLPVYGDGSQIRDWLYVEDHARALYKVVTEGKLGETYNIGGHNEKRNIEVVHTICELLEELAPSNENSRASGKGFKDLITFVKDRPGHDARYAIDASKIQRELGWTPQETFESGIRKTVQWYLDNPQWWQRVLSGDYKLDRIGGADE
- the rfbA gene encoding glucose-1-phosphate thymidylyltransferase RfbA, translating into MSKKYKGIILAGGSGTRLHPITMGCSKQLLPIYDKPMIYYPLSVLMLSGIRDILVISTPTDLPGFQRLLGDGSRFGINICYEEQPSPDGLAQAFTIGADFIGNDNVSLVLGDNIFYGQHFSDNLKSAVSKDTGATVFGYHVTDPERFGVVEFGDDGKAISIEEKPAKPKSAYAVTGLYFYDNDVIEIARSIKPSPRGELEITDVNLAYLHRGDLNVEVLGRGFAWLDTGTHDSLIDAGQFVQTVEHRQGLKVACLEEIAYRQGWVSADELIQQGELLKKTGYGQYLLRVAAGYK
- the rfbC gene encoding dTDP-4-dehydrorhamnose 3,5-epimerase, with amino-acid sequence MNVIQTKLKDCVIIEPKVFGDHRGFFLETFQADRYREQAGITLPFVQDNHSRSAKGVLRGLHFQKTKPQGKLVRVVSGEVYDVAVDIRQGSPSFGLWEGVILSEENKRQFWVPPGFAHGFLVLSDTADFEYKCTDYYDPSDEGSLVWNDPAMAITWPLDKPTLSDKDSKAPTFAELFEA
- the rfbD gene encoding dTDP-4-dehydrorhamnose reductase, with the translated sequence MSQASNDMHLLVTGANGQLGQCLADQLKAQGIAHTLLSRQDADINDTVVLEKIVADKGVTAIVNAAAYTAVDKAESEPELAKRINEDGPAALAKLCSRFDIPLLHVSTDYVFDGNSQTPYVETDQTNPSGVYGHTKLNGEIAVQRHCPKHIILRTAWVFSEYGNNFLKTMLRLAKERDTLGVVADQFGCPTYAGDIAKALISIAQQIHAAEQDKSGAQARYGVYHYAGDEAVSWHGFAMAIFEEAHQQGVLKNIPTVNAIATEAYPTPAKRPAYSVLSTAKIQGDYGVQPSEWRKACAVLSASDPR
- a CDS encoding glycosyltransferase family 2 protein, which produces MQDLLNELTLVTITYNSAEVLPAHIASLRNSASAALPRWIVVDNASTDATDAIVEANSDCVEMLKSSKNVGFGSACNLGIQASNTRYVMVLNPDTELSESAIDQLLTELKNRCAAIAGPALEPEKDQSVISAPWLVGAVLLFDTQLMNPVGYFDEQFFLYEEDKDICKCANDAGLKVIHCRNVSIPHVGGGSTLRTKTVNQFIHFHKGRSYVLYARKHGLGEKHIQAYLKKNAKRRLIALFTFGGRRYRRAQAKIAGVKSVI